GTCAGGAGCAAAGGCTGGAGCGTCATCCGCATTCGGTACGTGTGCTTCGCTCAGGTCGATCTTCGTACCGTCGGCGTCGCACGTGAGTTCCAACTTGTCGTAGTGCCAGTTGCCGTCGGTGGTCTCCGCTTCGGCAATCACGTTCGCGCTCCCTTTCGGGCCCTTCACGCTGAAGAAAAACTTCGCCGTGCCTTCGCCGTTTTCAAGATTGAATTGTCCTTGCGGGAGCACCGTCGCGTCGTCGATGGGTTGCCCCAACTGGGCCTGGACTTCCGGATTATCCTGCACGCGCTTCAAGG
The window above is part of the Planctomycetia bacterium genome. Proteins encoded here:
- a CDS encoding cytochrome c oxidase assembly factor Coa1 family protein, coding for MSQVPPPRFDAEPPKRGWFGRNWLWFVPTVIVLPILLCAGCFGGLFFIGVAALKGNPAYQQALKRVQDNPEVQAQLGQPIDDATVLPQGQFNLENGEGTAKFFFSVKGPKGSANVIAEAETTDGNWHYDKLELTCDADGTKIDLSEAHVPNADDAPAFAPDADEAAAAEGTDDDSPAPALEINVE